A single genomic interval of Mucilaginibacter robiniae harbors:
- a CDS encoding RNA-binding protein, whose protein sequence is MAALFAPYGHVAAVNLIMDCETSLSKCYAFV, encoded by the coding sequence ATTGCTGCACTATTTGCTCCTTATGGTCATGTAGCTGCTGTAAACTTAATTATGGATTGTGAAACCAGTTTAAGCAAGTGCTACGCTTTTGTATAA
- a CDS encoding response regulator transcription factor has protein sequence MSRILAVDDDNDILEVLQFILEDSGYEVYTLSDGQRLFDKIKENNPDLILLDIMLGSVDGRDLCKNVKLQNDTHDIPVIMISASHNVCDVLKQDCAPDDFIAKPFDINILLNKIKRQLAA, from the coding sequence ATGAGCAGGATATTAGCGGTGGATGACGATAATGATATTTTAGAAGTACTACAGTTTATTCTGGAAGATTCAGGCTACGAAGTTTATACCTTATCTGACGGGCAACGGTTATTTGATAAAATTAAAGAAAATAATCCCGATTTGATTTTACTAGACATTATGCTCGGCAGTGTAGATGGTCGTGATTTATGCAAGAACGTAAAATTGCAAAATGATACACATGATATTCCGGTAATCATGATATCAGCTAGTCATAATGTATGCGATGTACTGAAACAGGATTGTGCTCCTGATGATTTCATTGCTAAACCGTTTGATATTAATATATTGCTGAATAAAATAAAGAGACAATTGGCTGCTTAA
- a CDS encoding M14 family metallopeptidase — protein MKRKFTSSLAVAAFLLLATAQAQTVPSPKEHFGFDIGDDYQLANYSQTEAYFKKLSASNRTKLVDIGLTEEGRHQFMLIVSSPENIKNLDKYKAISRKLALAEGLTEQQAHDLAAQGKAVVWIDGGLHASETVGAHQLIQTAYDLVSRNDPETMNILNNSIILMVHANPDGQELVSNWYMRESDPKKRNMNVPRLWEKYIGHDNNRDFYMMNMKETQNITRQQFLEWYPQIVYNHHQAGPAGSVVAGPPYRDPFNYVYDPLLITSLDGVGAAMISRLNAEGKPGYTERNGTEFSTWWNGGLRTTTYFHNMVGLLTEIIGSPTPSEIPLVPNRLLPSSNTPFPVTPQPWHFKQSIDYSVSLNYAVLNYAVRQRDLLLYNMYRMAENSIERGSHDNWTLSPKMVDSINNAYKADAGNAEAGMNGGGNGAVTVGGRGGNIPVKYYTQVLKDPTLRDARGYIISADQHDFPTAVKFINTLVRAGVRVEIATSPFKINSKSYPAGSYIVKTDQAFRPHVMDMFEPQDHPNDFLYPGGPPIRPYDNAGWTLAYQMGVRFDRVLDGFDGPFKKLPYGELQNPPALLVPVISKGGYVLGPDVNNAFILVNDLLKAGAPIYRVPNGVKGVEDGGPGAFYIPYSAAAKSTLAMDAHLGVKVGSTTKAPKGGIKLSASRIALWDTYGGSINSGWIRWMMEQYHFPFHVIYPQEIDAGNLKSKYDVILFVNGAIPAMSNAGNRFGNGGPSRNIASADLPQEFRSWTGRITAEKSIPQLKAFLEAGGNIVTMGSSANLAYQLNLPVQNALVEAGNNGTSRPLSGDKFYIPGSVLQVSVANNEPAAWGMAPQTDVLFDNSPVFKLDADAASKGVKPLATYTLDRPLRSGWAWGQKYLKNNVAAFEASVGSGKLYVFGPEITFRAQSHGTFRFLFNELYAKSK, from the coding sequence ATGAAACGAAAATTTACCAGTTCGCTGGCGGTAGCTGCGTTTTTGCTGTTGGCTACAGCTCAGGCACAAACAGTTCCATCGCCTAAAGAGCATTTTGGCTTTGACATTGGCGACGATTATCAATTAGCCAATTACTCCCAAACCGAAGCTTATTTTAAAAAGCTGTCAGCCTCTAACCGTACTAAACTGGTAGATATTGGTCTTACTGAAGAAGGTAGGCACCAGTTTATGCTAATCGTTTCATCACCCGAGAATATCAAAAACCTGGATAAATATAAAGCCATATCACGCAAGTTGGCTTTAGCCGAAGGTTTAACCGAACAGCAAGCACATGACTTAGCTGCACAGGGTAAAGCAGTAGTTTGGATAGATGGGGGCCTGCATGCCAGCGAAACTGTTGGTGCGCATCAGTTGATACAAACTGCGTATGATCTGGTAAGCCGTAATGACCCGGAAACCATGAATATTCTGAATAATTCTATCATTTTAATGGTGCATGCCAACCCTGACGGTCAAGAGTTAGTATCAAACTGGTATATGCGAGAAAGTGATCCTAAAAAGCGGAATATGAATGTACCTCGCTTGTGGGAAAAATATATTGGCCATGATAATAACCGCGACTTCTACATGATGAACATGAAGGAAACGCAGAATATTACCCGCCAGCAGTTTTTGGAGTGGTATCCGCAAATTGTATATAATCACCATCAGGCTGGTCCGGCAGGTTCGGTAGTAGCTGGTCCGCCATATCGAGATCCTTTTAATTATGTATACGACCCTTTGTTGATCACTAGTTTGGATGGAGTAGGTGCTGCCATGATTAGCCGATTGAACGCCGAAGGCAAACCTGGTTATACTGAGCGTAACGGCACCGAGTTTTCCACCTGGTGGAATGGTGGACTGCGTACTACAACTTACTTTCACAATATGGTTGGTCTGCTTACAGAAATTATTGGCAGCCCGACACCTTCAGAAATACCTTTGGTGCCCAACCGTTTGCTGCCTAGCAGTAATACGCCATTTCCGGTTACGCCGCAGCCTTGGCATTTTAAACAATCAATCGACTATTCGGTGTCTTTAAATTATGCTGTACTGAATTATGCGGTGCGCCAGCGTGATCTGCTGTTGTACAACATGTACCGCATGGCTGAAAATTCTATTGAGCGTGGCAGTCATGATAACTGGACTCTATCGCCTAAAATGGTCGATTCTATCAATAACGCTTACAAGGCCGATGCAGGTAATGCTGAAGCTGGAATGAATGGTGGGGGCAATGGTGCAGTTACTGTTGGAGGACGTGGCGGTAACATACCCGTTAAATATTATACACAGGTTTTAAAAGATCCAACTCTACGCGATGCGCGAGGGTACATTATTTCGGCCGATCAGCATGATTTTCCAACCGCAGTAAAATTTATTAATACGCTGGTACGTGCTGGTGTACGCGTTGAAATAGCCACTTCACCATTCAAAATAAATAGCAAAAGCTATCCGGCTGGTTCATATATCGTAAAAACTGATCAGGCTTTTCGCCCTCATGTAATGGATATGTTTGAACCGCAAGATCACCCGAATGATTTTCTATATCCTGGTGGCCCGCCCATACGGCCGTATGATAATGCCGGCTGGACGTTAGCTTACCAGATGGGTGTACGTTTTGATCGTGTGCTGGATGGCTTTGATGGTCCTTTTAAAAAGCTGCCTTATGGAGAATTACAGAATCCGCCTGCGTTGCTGGTCCCTGTTATTTCGAAAGGTGGATATGTGCTTGGACCAGATGTAAACAATGCTTTTATTTTGGTGAACGATTTACTGAAAGCTGGTGCTCCTATTTATCGTGTGCCTAATGGTGTTAAAGGAGTAGAAGATGGTGGCCCTGGTGCGTTTTATATCCCATATTCAGCAGCAGCTAAATCAACATTGGCTATGGATGCTCATCTGGGTGTTAAAGTAGGTTCAACTACTAAAGCACCCAAAGGTGGTATTAAGTTATCAGCCTCACGTATAGCTTTATGGGACACCTATGGCGGTTCCATTAACTCCGGCTGGATACGCTGGATGATGGAGCAATACCATTTTCCATTTCATGTTATTTATCCGCAAGAAATTGATGCCGGCAACTTGAAATCTAAATACGATGTGATTTTATTTGTAAATGGCGCTATTCCGGCGATGAGCAATGCCGGTAACCGTTTTGGTAATGGTGGCCCTAGCCGCAATATAGCTAGCGCTGATTTGCCACAAGAGTTCCGCAGCTGGACTGGCCGTATTACTGCCGAAAAATCCATACCACAGCTAAAAGCATTTTTAGAGGCAGGCGGCAATATTGTAACTATGGGCAGTAGTGCTAACTTGGCTTATCAATTAAATCTGCCGGTGCAGAATGCATTAGTAGAAGCTGGTAATAATGGTACATCGCGACCACTATCTGGCGATAAGTTTTATATTCCAGGTAGTGTATTGCAAGTATCAGTTGCCAATAATGAACCAGCAGCCTGGGGCATGGCGCCACAAACTGATGTGCTGTTTGACAATAGCCCAGTATTTAAATTGGATGCTGATGCTGCCAGCAAAGGTGTAAAACCATTGGCTACTTACACTCTAGACAGGCCGCTACGCAGTGGCTGGGCCTGGGGGCAAAAATACCTGAAAAACAACGTAGCTGCCTTTGAGGCATCGGTAGGTTCAGGAAAACTGTACGTTTTTGGTCCGGAAATTACTTTCCGTGCACAATCGCATGGAACGTTCCGGTTCTTGTTTAATGAATTGTATGCTAAAAGCAAATAA
- a CDS encoding NAD-dependent epimerase: protein MKILVTGTAGFIGFYVAQRLAQLQHEVVGVDNINTYYDIALKHGRLQVSGITMDTLQENQPLYSTLYPNYCFIKLDISDRTQMEQLFSNHKFDAVCHLAAQAGVRYSITNPYDYALSNLSGFLNILEGCRNTPSIRHLVYASSSSVYGLNSNTPFSVHHGADHPVSLYAASKKSNEMMAHSYSHLYQIPTTGLRFFTVYGPWGRPDMAYFKFADAIINGRPIDVYNNGDMQRDFTYVDDIVEGIIRVLLGTPATANPQWDSQHPDPATSSAPYRLYNIGNSSPVKLMKFIEALENSIGKKAIINMLPMQAGDVLSTDADMTDLEQQFHYQPKTDIQTGINRFVEWYKKFYAI from the coding sequence ATGAAAATTTTAGTTACCGGCACCGCCGGTTTTATTGGCTTTTATGTAGCCCAAAGACTAGCCCAGCTACAGCATGAAGTTGTAGGTGTTGATAACATAAACACCTACTATGACATAGCCCTGAAGCATGGCCGATTGCAAGTATCGGGTATCACTATGGATACCTTACAGGAAAATCAACCGCTCTATAGTACGCTTTATCCCAATTACTGTTTTATCAAACTGGATATATCAGACCGTACACAGATGGAACAGCTATTTAGCAATCATAAGTTTGATGCGGTTTGCCACCTGGCTGCACAAGCCGGGGTACGTTACTCTATTACCAATCCGTATGATTATGCACTGAGTAACTTATCTGGCTTTTTAAATATTCTGGAAGGTTGCCGCAATACGCCCAGTATTAGACATTTGGTGTATGCCAGTAGTTCGAGCGTATATGGTTTAAACAGCAATACGCCATTTTCGGTACATCATGGAGCTGATCATCCGGTTAGCTTATATGCAGCCAGCAAAAAAAGTAATGAAATGATGGCGCATAGCTACAGTCATCTTTACCAAATACCGACTACAGGTTTGCGCTTTTTTACAGTTTACGGCCCTTGGGGACGCCCTGATATGGCTTACTTTAAGTTTGCTGATGCGATCATCAATGGCCGCCCTATTGATGTGTACAATAACGGCGACATGCAACGAGATTTTACTTATGTAGATGATATTGTAGAAGGTATTATACGCGTACTGTTAGGTACACCTGCTACAGCTAACCCACAGTGGGATAGTCAGCACCCTGATCCGGCTACTTCCAGCGCACCTTACCGTTTGTATAATATCGGTAACTCTTCACCAGTAAAGTTGATGAAGTTTATTGAAGCTCTTGAAAATTCCATTGGTAAAAAAGCAATCATCAACATGCTGCCTATGCAGGCGGGTGATGTACTTTCTACCGATGCCGACATGACCGACCTGGAACAGCAGTTTCACTATCAGCCTAAAACCGATATTCAAACTGGCATCAACCGGTTTGTAGAGTGGTATAAGAAATTTTATGCAATTTAA
- a CDS encoding M28 family metallopeptidase, with product MKKTFTLMMLMAMGLPAAFSQSKTTPAIAPPALAAIKETDLKKDIFELASDAFRGRRAGTLDEMRAAVWTAQKAQEIGLKPAGDDGTYFQFFNMRRVQIDSRSTMQLNGSSLALWRDFWPTTPVTARFEAPIVWLNSMADTTQNLQGKVAVVKIVDPKPMPVSWVSLYGYRYTASAIRQQSMALRRKGVVAVIMVANDVAEKAIDFIGNNFQKGSYANEGLRTNTQARTNFNTNAQAMVPVILVRASVGSSLQQGGTIRGDFRENTFLYPSVNVVAKVSGTDAQLRKEYVLFSGHHDHDGVGYGMEGRDSIWNGADDNASVTVGMLAIARAWVAKPGKRSALFVWHGAEERGLLGSRWYAVHPTVPKEDIVAVLNGDMIGRNNIDTAALLGSTAHRNSQQLVDMAMKANTNLTHFKVDFSWDAADHPEGWYRRSDHLPYADEGIPSIFFTTLLHPDYHTPRDEPQYINIAKLAKMSRWMYATGWLVSQAPQKLALDAKK from the coding sequence ATGAAGAAAACATTTACCCTGATGATGTTAATGGCTATGGGGCTGCCTGCGGCCTTTAGTCAATCTAAAACAACGCCTGCAATTGCGCCACCAGCACTAGCAGCTATCAAAGAGACCGACTTGAAAAAAGATATTTTTGAATTAGCTAGTGATGCTTTCAGAGGGCGGCGTGCCGGTACGCTGGATGAAATGCGTGCCGCCGTTTGGACTGCCCAAAAAGCGCAAGAAATTGGTTTAAAGCCAGCTGGGGATGATGGTACTTATTTCCAATTTTTTAATATGCGCCGTGTACAAATTGATAGCCGTAGCACGATGCAGCTAAACGGTAGTTCTCTCGCCTTATGGCGCGACTTCTGGCCAACAACGCCAGTAACTGCCCGCTTTGAAGCACCGATAGTTTGGTTGAACTCAATGGCTGATACTACGCAGAATTTGCAAGGCAAAGTGGCCGTAGTAAAAATTGTTGATCCTAAGCCTATGCCTGTTTCGTGGGTAAGTTTGTATGGCTACCGTTACACGGCTTCAGCTATCCGGCAGCAAAGTATGGCTTTAAGGCGCAAAGGAGTTGTTGCCGTAATTATGGTAGCTAATGATGTAGCTGAAAAAGCTATCGACTTTATAGGTAATAACTTCCAAAAAGGCTCTTACGCCAATGAAGGCCTGCGTACCAACACGCAAGCACGCACAAACTTCAATACCAATGCGCAAGCTATGGTGCCGGTTATATTGGTTCGGGCATCGGTAGGTAGCAGCTTGCAACAAGGCGGAACCATTAGGGGTGATTTTAGAGAGAATACTTTCTTGTACCCATCAGTAAATGTAGTGGCAAAAGTTAGCGGTACCGATGCACAGTTGCGTAAAGAGTATGTACTGTTTAGCGGTCACCACGATCATGATGGGGTAGGCTATGGCATGGAAGGCCGCGACTCGATATGGAACGGTGCTGATGATAATGCATCAGTTACGGTAGGTATGCTGGCTATTGCACGTGCTTGGGTGGCTAAGCCCGGTAAACGTTCGGCTTTGTTTGTATGGCATGGCGCTGAAGAGCGGGGTTTGTTAGGCTCACGCTGGTATGCTGTGCATCCAACTGTGCCTAAAGAAGATATCGTAGCTGTGCTGAATGGTGACATGATTGGTCGGAACAATATTGATACAGCTGCTTTATTAGGTTCTACAGCACACCGCAACTCACAACAGTTGGTAGATATGGCCATGAAAGCTAATACTAACTTAACCCATTTTAAAGTAGATTTTTCATGGGATGCTGCTGACCACCCGGAAGGCTGGTACCGCCGGAGCGATCATTTACCTTATGCAGATGAAGGTATTCCATCTATTTTCTTCACTACTTTACTGCACCCCGATTATCATACCCCGCGTGATGAGCCGCAATATATTAATATTGCCAAGCTGGCTAAAATGTCGCGATGGATGTATGCCACCGGTTGGTTGGTATCACAAGCACCACAGAAACTGGCACTGGATGCTAAAAAATAA
- a CDS encoding spore photoproduct lyase family protein yields MELLTVLDQIDKEAKVIQTQPYKGFKAWMPKRVVFTPHALDEPYGQQIYERAKALNLNVELLKNNRITGLRGATERETYKIAKNTLAIVNAPKSAFNLRPIPPSADWQFHLAEGCPAHCQYCYLAGSLQGPPAIRVFSNLPTILENTVKYERLNQVTSFEASCYTDPLSLEHITGGLAKTIEFFGKRPLSHLRFVSKFDAVEPLLNLEHSGHTRFRCSLNADAVARRLEGGTPTVTARIQALRKMALPKQKGGGGYPIGVVLAPIMPIPDWENAYTNLFDQLEQNLNFDCDLTFELISHRFTLGSKDILMEWYPNTSLDMEESTRSTKRNKFGGIKYVYTREQMNLLKSFFEHEIQTRFPQARILYWT; encoded by the coding sequence ATGGAGTTATTGACGGTACTTGATCAGATTGACAAAGAAGCAAAAGTAATACAAACGCAGCCTTATAAAGGCTTTAAGGCCTGGATGCCCAAGCGTGTGGTGTTTACACCACACGCTTTAGACGAACCTTATGGGCAACAAATTTATGAACGTGCCAAGGCGCTAAATTTGAATGTAGAACTACTTAAAAATAATCGGATTACTGGTTTGCGTGGTGCTACCGAGCGTGAAACTTATAAGATAGCCAAAAATACACTGGCTATTGTAAATGCGCCAAAAAGTGCCTTTAACCTGCGGCCCATACCGCCATCAGCCGACTGGCAGTTTCATCTAGCCGAGGGTTGCCCGGCGCACTGTCAATATTGTTATCTTGCGGGCAGTTTGCAAGGACCACCTGCTATTCGGGTGTTTTCCAATCTGCCTACCATATTGGAGAATACCGTAAAGTATGAGCGTTTGAACCAGGTTACCAGCTTTGAGGCTAGTTGTTATACCGATCCATTGAGCCTGGAACATATTACCGGAGGTTTGGCTAAAACTATTGAGTTTTTTGGTAAACGTCCGTTAAGCCATTTACGCTTTGTTTCTAAGTTTGATGCTGTAGAGCCTTTGTTGAATCTGGAGCATAGCGGGCATACTCGTTTCCGATGCAGCTTAAATGCCGATGCTGTAGCCCGTAGATTGGAAGGTGGGACACCAACAGTTACTGCCCGTATACAGGCGCTACGTAAAATGGCTTTACCTAAGCAGAAGGGTGGAGGAGGTTACCCAATAGGTGTGGTGTTAGCGCCTATTATGCCGATTCCAGATTGGGAAAACGCTTATACCAATCTGTTCGATCAACTAGAGCAAAACCTGAACTTTGATTGTGATTTAACTTTTGAGCTGATTAGTCATCGCTTTACACTAGGCTCTAAAGATATATTAATGGAGTGGTACCCGAACACCAGCTTGGACATGGAAGAGTCCACCCGTTCGACTAAGCGTAACAAATTTGGTGGCATCAAATACGTATATACTCGTGAGCAAATGAACTTATTAAAGAGCTTTTTTGAGCACGAGATACAAACCCGTTTTCCGCAAGCTAGAATTTTATATTGGACGTAA
- a CDS encoding SDR family NAD(P)-dependent oxidoreductase — MLIDFTGKNVLITGGSRGIGKACAQLFASLNANVIITYKSNREEAEQTLATLNPSQKHSLFQLDQSDAAAIETFFTLVMQQYSHVDVLVNNAGIYLEHKVAEVSYAEWQQSWIETLNTNLTGVANLCYFASRQMIQQGGGKVINISSRGAFRGEPDHPAYAASKAKLNAMSQSLAVALAPHHISVHIIAPGFVETNMAAKVLNSPAGQSIKQQSPFNRVAHPEEIARLAAMYASPGFEFTSAGIVDINGASYLRS; from the coding sequence ATGCTGATTGATTTTACCGGCAAGAATGTACTCATAACCGGCGGATCACGAGGGATAGGTAAAGCCTGTGCCCAATTGTTTGCTTCGCTGAATGCCAACGTAATTATTACTTATAAAAGCAACCGAGAAGAAGCGGAACAAACTTTAGCCACCTTAAACCCCAGTCAGAAGCATAGCTTATTTCAATTAGACCAAAGCGATGCAGCGGCAATTGAAACCTTTTTCACGTTGGTTATGCAACAATATAGCCATGTAGATGTGCTGGTGAACAATGCCGGCATCTACCTGGAACATAAAGTTGCTGAGGTAAGTTATGCCGAATGGCAGCAAAGCTGGATCGAAACTCTAAATACTAACTTAACCGGCGTAGCCAACCTCTGCTACTTTGCTTCTCGGCAGATGATTCAGCAAGGTGGTGGCAAAGTCATTAACATATCCTCGCGCGGTGCTTTTCGGGGCGAGCCAGACCATCCAGCTTATGCCGCCAGTAAGGCTAAGTTGAATGCTATGAGCCAATCTTTAGCAGTAGCCTTAGCACCACACCATATTAGCGTTCATATTATTGCACCGGGCTTTGTAGAAACCAATATGGCTGCCAAAGTATTAAATAGTCCAGCTGGGCAAAGCATAAAGCAACAAAGCCCGTTTAATCGCGTAGCCCATCCTGAAGAGATAGCCCGTTTGGCTGCCATGTACGCATCACCAGGCTTCGAGTTTACTTCGGCTGGTATTGTTGATATTAACGGTGCATCATACCTGCGCAGTTAA
- a CDS encoding MlaD family protein yields MDAAENKRAIWVGSFITIGLIVFIIGIFTLGNQQKTFVKGLHLYARFTNVSGLIKGNNVWFSGVKVGTIKKISFTGINQVDVEFNVDQNVQQFIHSNAVASIGSEGFIGNKTINIDGGSPEAPVIKDGDHLRTLGMLSTDDIMKTLQKNNENLLSITGDFKTLSHKILEGKGTVGALMADSSLAMKFRSVVQNMENTTASTNRMANELAKFGYKMNTKGGLADKVLTDTAVFAKLQNSVNQFQQAAAKANTLTDNLNQVGTNLTQATGKLNSNDNAIGVLLNDQPTANQLKSTLDYLNQSSVKLNDDLEAVQHNFLLKHYFKKKAQNQEKIQSLRLDTTRTPEKIKIKY; encoded by the coding sequence ATGGACGCAGCAGAAAATAAACGCGCAATTTGGGTGGGATCCTTTATTACCATCGGCCTGATTGTGTTTATTATAGGGATTTTCACTTTAGGCAATCAGCAAAAAACCTTTGTAAAGGGATTGCACCTTTATGCCCGCTTTACCAACGTTTCTGGCTTAATTAAAGGTAACAATGTTTGGTTTTCAGGTGTGAAGGTAGGTACTATTAAAAAGATTTCCTTTACCGGCATTAACCAGGTAGATGTAGAATTTAATGTAGATCAAAACGTTCAGCAGTTTATTCACAGCAATGCAGTTGCCTCTATAGGTTCAGAAGGCTTTATAGGTAATAAAACCATTAACATTGATGGTGGTAGCCCTGAAGCTCCGGTTATTAAAGATGGTGACCATCTGCGCACGCTGGGTATGTTATCAACCGATGACATCATGAAAACCTTGCAGAAAAATAATGAAAACCTACTATCCATTACTGGTGATTTTAAAACGTTAAGTCATAAAATTTTGGAAGGTAAAGGTACGGTAGGTGCTTTGATGGCCGATTCAAGCCTGGCTATGAAGTTCAGATCAGTAGTACAGAACATGGAAAATACTACGGCTAGCACTAACCGCATGGCTAATGAACTGGCTAAATTTGGCTATAAAATGAATACCAAAGGTGGTTTGGCCGATAAAGTACTAACAGATACGGCAGTGTTTGCTAAGCTGCAAAACTCGGTTAACCAGTTCCAGCAGGCCGCAGCTAAGGCTAATACGTTAACGGATAACTTAAACCAGGTTGGCACGAACTTAACGCAAGCTACTGGTAAGCTGAACAGCAACGACAATGCCATTGGCGTTTTACTGAACGATCAGCCAACGGCAAATCAGCTCAAAAGCACGCTTGATTACCTGAACCAAAGTTCTGTTAAATTGAATGATGATTTAGAAGCTGTACAACATAACTTTTTACTGAAGCACTATTTCAAAAAGAAAGCTCAAAACCAGGAAAAAATTCAAAGTCTTCGTTTAGATACTACCCGAACACCGGAAAAGATAAAAATTAAATACTAA
- a CDS encoding ABC transporter ATP-binding protein yields the protein MDNEKHVIDYNNAVVSIRGLQKSFGDYHVLRGIDLDLYKGENLVVLGRSGTGKSVLIKVISGLLQADSGSVKVLGKDITNISSLELQELRKSIGFSFQNSALYDSMTVRKNLEFPLVRNRKNLRRKEINELVERVLDAVGLKQTINQMPAELSGGQRKRIGIARTLILRPEIMLYDEPTAGLDPITSIEINNLINRVQENFNTSSIIITHDLTCAKSTGNRVAMLLDGQFQRQGTFDEVFNTDDERVKQFYNYNFIH from the coding sequence ATGGACAACGAAAAACACGTAATAGATTATAACAATGCCGTAGTCAGCATCCGGGGTTTGCAAAAATCGTTCGGCGACTATCACGTGCTGCGTGGCATCGATTTGGATTTGTACAAAGGTGAAAACCTGGTAGTATTGGGACGTTCGGGTACAGGGAAATCAGTACTTATCAAAGTCATTTCAGGCTTATTGCAAGCTGACAGTGGCAGCGTAAAGGTTTTAGGTAAGGATATAACCAACATCAGCAGCCTCGAATTACAGGAACTGCGAAAAAGCATCGGCTTTTCTTTTCAGAACAGTGCTTTGTATGATAGTATGACAGTACGTAAAAACCTGGAGTTTCCGCTGGTACGCAACCGTAAAAACCTACGCCGTAAAGAAATTAACGAATTAGTAGAGCGGGTGCTGGATGCTGTAGGCCTAAAGCAAACGATTAACCAAATGCCGGCCGAGCTATCGGGCGGACAGCGCAAGCGTATTGGTATTGCCCGTACTTTAATATTACGTCCCGAGATTATGCTGTATGATGAACCTACAGCAGGTTTGGATCCTATTACATCTATCGAGATTAATAACCTGATTAACCGTGTTCAGGAAAACTTTAATACATCGTCTATCATTATTACACATGACCTTACCTGCGCCAAATCTACTGGCAACCGTGTGGCTATGCTGCTCGACGGCCAATTTCAGCGCCAAGGTACTTTCGACGAGGTTTTTAATACCGATGATGAACGGGTTAAACAATTTTACAACTATAACTTCATACATTAA
- a CDS encoding MlaE family ABC transporter permease, translated as MDTQDSTSTTLNKPSSSIKRRITNTFLSVYDVYKFMVRFFKEAFVPPYEFQELIKQCWEVGVRSLALITLTGFIVGVIFTKQSRPSLLQFGATSWIPSLVSIAIMRALAPLVTALISAGRVGSSIGAELGSMRVTEQIDAMEVSGTKPFKFLVCVRVLACTISIPILAIYAGFVALLGGYLNVIANEGTSYSTYMQQVFQPLGFIDFESSLIKSIVFGFTVGMVGSYKGWNSSSGTAGVGKAANSAVVTAMFLVFIEEIIIVQITGWFR; from the coding sequence ATGGATACGCAAGACAGCACATCGACCACCTTGAATAAACCTTCTTCATCTATAAAAAGGCGTATTACCAACACCTTTTTAAGTGTGTATGATGTTTATAAATTCATGGTTCGCTTTTTTAAGGAAGCCTTTGTACCACCCTACGAGTTTCAGGAACTGATTAAGCAATGCTGGGAGGTGGGTGTACGCTCATTAGCTCTCATCACTTTAACCGGCTTTATTGTGGGGGTTATTTTCACTAAGCAATCACGTCCTTCCTTACTACAGTTCGGTGCAACTTCTTGGATACCTTCATTGGTATCTATTGCTATTATGCGGGCCTTGGCCCCCTTAGTTACGGCGCTTATCAGTGCTGGACGAGTAGGTTCAAGTATTGGTGCCGAGTTGGGTTCTATGCGCGTTACTGAGCAAATTGATGCTATGGAAGTTTCGGGCACCAAGCCTTTTAAATTCTTGGTATGTGTACGCGTGTTAGCCTGTACCATCAGCATTCCTATTTTAGCTATTTACGCTGGCTTTGTGGCTTTACTGGGTGGTTACTTGAATGTGATAGCTAACGAAGGTACCAGCTACAGTACTTATATGCAACAGGTTTTTCAACCCTTGGGCTTTATTGATTTTGAATCCTCTTTAATCAAATCTATCGTGTTTGGGTTTACCGTAGGTATGGTAGGCAGCTATAAAGGATGGAACTCCTCAAGTGGTACAGCCGGTGTGGGTAAAGCAGCTAACTCGGCAGTAGTAACAGCTATGTTCCTGGTATTTATAGAAGAAATCATCATTGTTCAGATTACCGGCTGGTTCCGTTAA